A part of Dreissena polymorpha isolate Duluth1 chromosome 13, UMN_Dpol_1.0, whole genome shotgun sequence genomic DNA contains:
- the LOC127855788 gene encoding uncharacterized protein LOC127855788, with the protein MRNSYINPVQCYTCGKTVEPFINDKWGAILVAGYDEKDGPVWRKEIDTFKDVITSKVVPAMCISSDNVIVIGSGAGQKHTFKSQIDDAFARLMVKNIRTLLFVYSGHKDDSFQVGRDENYSLKSLNEKLNEWNSKDSAFEKVIAFLDCCYSEKLDLKNTLKLIQFNATSPNDTASANEKDGSPFLKYIRQALTGLANGDRCTYKNGMCECLKLLSEDVITLEDLSKYLNAHSTTEYCPHMNTSNIKLQDTILAYNYQYEVMFEFKLNFPGMIEHSPSIYIRPREFNNFGQLKLKLATEVMKSVNVLDPDKDINVSKFATTLSIEINTGPRAKHIQEIDSVEKLVSAWNSKRLLRCTLRPLQNMGLGKPVGRCLKNVPDIRVVHKAVLQKCKITEYPLTKSDLLKYADLLIKTEKNATGHLKEYSEFLDMLSYLQKEQEGDVRFDISFFDLPNSYTVASMSIVQTTGVTESMQE; encoded by the exons ATGAGGAACTCGTACATCAATCCAGTCCAGTGTTACACGTGTGGGAAGACTGTTGAACCCTTCATAA ATGACAAATGGGGCGCCATCTTAGTGGCAGGTTATGACGAAAAAGATGGACCGGTTTGGAGGAAGGAAATAGATACATTTAAGGACGTTATTACTTCGAAGGTCGTGCCTGCAATGTGCATAAG TTCAGACAATGTGATTGTGATCGGTTCGGGTGCGGGTCAAAAGCACACGTTTAAAAGTCAAATAGATGACGCATTTGCTCGACTCATGGTCAAAAACATCCGGACGTTGCTGTTTGTGTACTCTGGACACAAGGATGACAGTTTTCAAGTTGGTCGAGACGAGAATTATTCATTGAAGTCATTAAACGAAAAACTTAACGAATGGAATAGTAAAGATTCTGCGTTTGAAAAAGTGATTGCGTTTCTTGACTGTTGCTACTCCGAAAAGTTGGACTTGAAAAATACTCTGAAGCTCATTCAGTTCAACGCAACATCTCCAAATGACACTGCCAGTGCTAATGAAAAAGATGGAAGTCCATTTTTGAAGTACATTAGGCAAGCCTTAACAGGTCTCGCTAATGGGGACAGATGCACATACAAGAATGGAATGTGCGAATGCCTTAAGCTCCTTTCAGAAGACGTTATTACTCTTGAAGATTTGTCGAAATATCTAAACGCACATTCAACAACTGAATACTGTCCACACATGAATACCAGTAACATAAAGTTACAAGACACAATATTAGCCTATAATTATCAATATGAAGTGATGTTcgaatttaaattaaactttcctGGAATGATTGAACATTCACCGAGTATTTATATCCGCCCAAGAGAGTTCAATAATTTCGGACAATTAAAACTAAAATTGGCTACAGAAGTTATGA aaagtGTGAATGTCTTGGATCCAGATAAAGACATAAATGTGTCAAAGTTTGCTACTACCTTGAGTATAGAGATCAATACAGGACCAAGGGCCAAGCACATTCAAGAGATAGACTCCGTAGAAAAGCTGGTGTCAGCTTGGAACTCGAAGCGGCTGTTGCGATGCACACTACGTCCATTACAGAATATGGGCCTGGGTAAACCTGTAGGGCGGTGCTTGAAGAACGTTCCAGACATCCGAGTTGTCCATAAAGCTGTTctccagaaatgcaaaataacg GAGTATCCTTTGACGAAGTCTGACCTTCTGAAGTATGCAGACCTATTGATCAAGACAGAAAAGAACGCTACAGGACATTTGAAAGAATATTCAGAGTTTTTGGACATGCTTAGTTATCTACAGAAAGAGCAG GAAGGAGACGTTCGTTTCGACATTTCATTCTTTGACCTCCCAAATAGCTACACCGTTGCCTCCATGAGCATTGTACAGACAACCGGTGTCACAGAAAGCATGCAGGAGTAG
- the LOC127855795 gene encoding agrin-like, translating to MRVHWMILLCATVANAQNFNGGDSTWYCGILANENCSIHIAEPRCGTDLITYTNMCALGQAHCKDTTVNQLHMGPCGDSGTTTRSPEQIVHGSELVLDFQCVVLGHRGCEPAMNEKICGTDGITYQNFCEYEKARCMHRDLHVAKLGDCSA from the exons ATGCGCGTTCATTGGATGATTCTTTTATGCGCAACAG TTGCGAATGCGCAGAATTTCAACGGCGGCGACTCCACTTGGTACTGCGGTATCCTGGCCAATGAAAACTGCAGCATTCACATCGCCGAGCCCAGATGTGGAACGGACCTCATCACATACACAAACAT GTGTGCACTAGGACAGGCTCACTGCAAGGATACCACTGTAAATCAGTTGCACATGGGACCATGCGGAGATAGCGGTACCACGACCCGAAGCCCTGAACAGATTGTGCACGGAAGCGAG CTTGTATTGGATTTCCAATGCGTAGTGTTGGGTCACAGAGGATGTGAGCCAGCCATGAACGAAAAGATCTGTGGCACGGACGGGATCACATACCAGAACTT CTGCGAGTACGAGAAAGCGAGGTGCATGCACAGGGACCTGCACGTGGCGAAACTAGGCGACTGCAGCGCGTAA